A part of Tachyglossus aculeatus isolate mTacAcu1 unplaced genomic scaffold, mTacAcu1.pri SUPER_34, whole genome shotgun sequence genomic DNA contains:
- the SYNGR2 gene encoding synaptogyrin-2 — protein sequence MEGRRGNGGPERFREQPPAAQRAPDSNQGFGTPGRVFLPPLLAKVFALIEFSCIIGEGYTNSHDSESSHCVFNKNDDACRYGTGVGILAFLGSLAFLTVDVYFPQISSASDRKHLVMADLTFSGVWTFLWFVSFCFLTNQWAATNPKDVLVGADSARAAIAFSFFSIFSWGLLTYLAHQRLKAGVSFLQNYADPTPEPGTPYPNVAADNYQQPPFTQTVEPTEGYQPPPVY from the exons atggaggggagaagagg AaacgggggcccagagaggtttagggaGCAGCCCCCGGCCGCACAGCGGGCACCGGACTCGAACCAGGGTTTTGGGACGCCCGGCCGGGTGTTCTTGCCGCCTCTCTTAGCgaag GTCTTCGCCCTGATCGAGTTCTCCTGCATCATCGGGGAAGGGTACACCAACTCGCACGACTCCGAGTCCTCCCACTGCGTCTTCAACAAGAACGATGACGCCTGTCGCTACGGCACCGGGGTGGGGATCCTGGCCTTCCTGGGTTCCCTGGCTTTCCTCACCGTCGACGTCTATTTTCCCCAGATCAGCAGCGCCAGTGACCGCAAGCACCTGGTCATGGCGGACCTGACCTTCTCAG GGGTCTGGACCTTCCTGTGGTTCGTCAGCTTCTGCTTCCTGACCAACCAGTGGGCCGCCACCAACCCCAAGGACGTCCTGGTGGGGGCCGACTCGGCCCGAGCGGCCATTGCCTTCAgcttcttctccatcttctcGTGG GGCCTGCTGACCTACCTGGCCCACCAGCGCCTGAAGGCGGGCGTCAGCTTCCTCCAGAACTACGCCGACCCCACCCCCGAACCCGGAACCCCCTACCCCAACGTCGCCGCGGACAACTACCAGCAGCCGCCCTTCACCCAGACCGTGGAGCCCACCGAGGGCTACCAGCCACCTCCTGTGTATTaa